The following are encoded together in the Saliniramus fredricksonii genome:
- a CDS encoding SDR family NAD(P)-dependent oxidoreductase, which produces MSERYPSLRDRVVIVTGGGRGLGREMALALAEEGARVAITGARAGEELDATAREAESLSGRILPLLCDVTDPDACTALVARVEAELGPVAVLINNAGRGMRLVSETYNREPTRFWETDSQAWAAIIAANLNGMFHMSRAVVPGMLARGCGKIINISTSDQTMVRRGYAPYGPSKAALEAASRIFAQDLAGTGVDVNVLLPGGAADTALLPDGPGKKGADGNLLSPAIMRAPALWLSADDSSGHTGERYIARLWDDTLPADEAAQLARSPAVEKPAIM; this is translated from the coding sequence ATGAGCGAACGCTATCCGTCACTGCGAGACCGCGTCGTGATCGTCACAGGTGGCGGGCGCGGACTTGGGCGCGAAATGGCGCTTGCGCTCGCGGAGGAGGGCGCTCGAGTCGCGATTACCGGCGCGCGGGCGGGCGAGGAACTCGACGCCACGGCGCGCGAGGCGGAATCTCTGTCGGGGCGGATACTCCCGCTGCTCTGCGACGTCACGGATCCGGATGCCTGCACGGCGCTGGTCGCGCGGGTCGAGGCGGAGCTGGGGCCGGTCGCGGTGCTGATCAACAATGCCGGACGCGGCATGCGGCTCGTCAGCGAGACCTATAACCGCGAGCCGACGCGGTTCTGGGAGACGGATTCGCAGGCCTGGGCGGCAATCATCGCGGCCAATCTCAACGGCATGTTCCATATGAGCCGGGCGGTGGTGCCAGGCATGCTGGCGCGCGGTTGCGGCAAGATCATCAACATCTCGACCAGCGACCAGACCATGGTCCGGCGCGGCTATGCGCCCTACGGCCCGTCCAAAGCGGCGCTGGAGGCCGCCTCGCGCATCTTCGCGCAGGATCTCGCCGGCACCGGTGTTGATGTCAACGTGCTCCTGCCGGGCGGTGCGGCGGATACGGCGCTGCTGCCCGACGGACCTGGCAAGAAGGGCGCCGACGGCAACCTGCTTTCACCCGCCATCATGCGCGCCCCGGCTTTGTGGCTAAGCGCCGATGATTCCAGCGGCCATACCGGAGAGCGCTATATCGCCCGGCTGTGGGACGACACGCTTCCCGCCGATGAGGCGGCGCAGCTGGCGCGCAGTCCGGCGGTCGAGAAGCCGGCGATCATGTGA
- a CDS encoding maleate cis-trans isomerase family protein: MVDSLGYRMKFGVIAPSTNTSVQPEFDAMRPVGVTNHFSRIIIPDNPVTSDDDFNKLMDDIRAALMDSVDAVMTCRPDYLVMGMSAETFWDGLEGSIELERRVEERAGVKVAMGSDACRAALNCYDNVKRLGVITPYMPVGDVQVRKFFTDCGFEVVNLKGLKCKSPMQIAHVPETELRDAINEVDGPDVDAIVQVGTNLAMARVAGIAEFWLGKPVIAINTATYWWALRQNGITDKIQGYGTLLARH; the protein is encoded by the coding sequence ATGGTCGACAGTCTCGGTTACCGCATGAAATTCGGGGTCATCGCCCCCTCTACCAACACCTCGGTCCAGCCGGAATTCGACGCGATGCGTCCGGTGGGCGTGACCAACCATTTCTCGCGCATCATCATCCCGGACAATCCGGTCACCAGCGACGATGATTTCAACAAGCTGATGGATGACATCCGCGCGGCACTGATGGATTCGGTCGATGCGGTGATGACCTGCCGCCCGGATTATCTCGTCATGGGGATGTCGGCAGAGACCTTCTGGGACGGGCTTGAGGGCTCGATCGAACTGGAGCGTCGCGTCGAGGAACGCGCTGGCGTGAAGGTGGCGATGGGATCGGATGCCTGCCGCGCGGCACTCAACTGCTATGACAATGTCAAGCGGCTCGGCGTGATCACGCCCTACATGCCCGTGGGCGATGTCCAGGTGCGCAAGTTCTTCACCGATTGCGGCTTCGAGGTGGTCAATCTCAAGGGACTCAAATGCAAGAGCCCGATGCAGATCGCCCATGTCCCGGAAACCGAGCTGCGTGACGCGATCAACGAGGTCGACGGCCCGGATGTCGACGCCATCGTGCAGGTCGGCACCAATCTCGCCATGGCGCGGGTGGCCGGAATCGCCGAATTCTGGCTCGGCAAGCCGGTGATCGCGATCAACACGGCGACCTATTGGTGGGCCCTGCGCCAGAACGGCATTACCGACAAGATCCAGGGGTATGGCACGCTGCTGGCAAGGCATTGA
- the parS gene encoding type II RES/Xre toxin-antitoxin system antitoxin encodes MAVPAAEQSGALAGDSIPIRAFAMLGGRRIVAHGVQNSIDAHDVIMRGLPSASLIHLIARVRVLSHGDALEKAIGMSIRTLQRRRKDAADTRLSVEQSSRAWRFAEILARAIDVMGAQEAAEAWLEAQAIGLDNRRPIDLLSSAAGAEAVENYLTRLEYGVYT; translated from the coding sequence ATAGCCGTTCCAGCTGCCGAGCAGTCCGGCGCACTGGCCGGTGACAGCATTCCGATCCGGGCCTTCGCCATGCTGGGCGGGCGCAGGATCGTGGCACATGGCGTGCAGAATTCGATCGATGCGCATGACGTGATCATGCGCGGCCTGCCTTCGGCATCGCTGATACACCTGATCGCGCGTGTGCGCGTCCTTTCGCATGGCGATGCGCTCGAAAAGGCCATCGGCATGAGCATCCGTACGCTGCAAAGGCGCAGGAAGGATGCGGCGGATACGCGGTTATCTGTCGAGCAGAGCAGCCGCGCCTGGCGCTTCGCCGAAATCCTCGCCCGCGCCATCGACGTGATGGGGGCGCAGGAGGCTGCCGAGGCATGGCTCGAAGCGCAGGCGATCGGCCTCGATAACCGCCGTCCGATCGATCTTCTCTCCTCGGCGGCTGGGGCAGAAGCGGTGGAGAATTACCTCACCCGGCTCGAATACGGGGTCTATACGTGA
- a CDS encoding FAD-dependent oxidoreductase, giving the protein MSDRGVLIVGGGPVGMTAAAYLADEGIPVTLIEGHVDVPTDLRASTFHPPTLDMLDRFGIAEKCVEQGLICPQWQFRDRREGVIATFDLGLLADETRHPYRLQCEQWKLARLLREKLEAEGKVDLRYGMQALEASQDDDGVRLVIADGDGHREELRGHFLVGADGARSIVRKQIGVNFEGMTIPEIFLTFSTTFDFGSAIPDLTNIAYISDPDEWVVLLRTPTLWRVLFPTEDNETPESMKAPERIEERLQALLPRDAPYEIVHKTDYRVHERVADRYLSGRIFLAGDAAHLNNPLGGMGMNGGIHDAMNLGEKLTAVWNGAPLETMGRYERQRRKVAIETVQAQALRNRKILNEKDPQARCAYHDELRSTVADEEAHRAFVRRSSMIQSLRDLEDVA; this is encoded by the coding sequence ATGAGTGACAGGGGCGTTCTGATCGTCGGGGGCGGGCCGGTCGGTATGACGGCGGCGGCTTATCTGGCTGATGAAGGGATTCCGGTGACGCTGATCGAGGGGCATGTGGACGTGCCGACGGATCTGCGCGCCTCGACCTTCCATCCGCCGACGCTCGACATGCTTGATCGCTTCGGTATCGCCGAGAAATGCGTCGAACAGGGGCTGATCTGCCCGCAATGGCAGTTCCGCGATCGCAGGGAAGGCGTCATCGCCACGTTCGATCTCGGGCTGCTGGCAGACGAGACGCGTCATCCCTATCGGCTGCAATGCGAGCAATGGAAGCTCGCACGCCTCCTGCGCGAGAAGCTCGAGGCCGAGGGCAAGGTCGATCTGCGCTATGGCATGCAGGCGCTGGAAGCCTCCCAGGATGATGACGGCGTGCGCCTCGTGATCGCCGACGGAGACGGGCATCGCGAGGAATTGCGCGGGCATTTCCTCGTCGGCGCCGATGGCGCGCGCTCGATCGTGCGCAAGCAGATCGGCGTGAATTTCGAGGGGATGACCATCCCCGAGATCTTCCTGACCTTCTCGACGACCTTCGATTTTGGCTCGGCCATCCCGGACCTGACCAATATCGCCTATATCAGCGATCCCGATGAATGGGTGGTGCTGCTGCGTACGCCCACGCTGTGGCGCGTTCTCTTCCCGACCGAGGATAATGAAACGCCTGAATCGATGAAGGCGCCGGAGCGCATCGAGGAGCGGCTCCAGGCGCTGCTACCGCGCGATGCGCCCTATGAGATCGTCCATAAAACCGATTACCGCGTGCATGAGCGCGTCGCGGATCGCTACCTCTCCGGGCGCATCTTCCTTGCCGGTGATGCCGCGCATCTCAACAATCCGCTCGGCGGCATGGGTATGAATGGCGGCATCCACGACGCCATGAATCTCGGCGAGAAGCTCACCGCCGTGTGGAACGGCGCGCCGCTTGAAACCATGGGACGCTACGAGCGCCAGCGCCGCAAGGTGGCGATCGAGACGGTCCAGGCGCAGGCCCTGCGCAACCGCAAGATCCTCAACGAGAAAGACCCGCAGGCGCGCTGCGCCTATCACGACGAGTTGCGCAGCACCGTGGCTGACGAAGAGGCCCATCGCGCCTTCGTGCGCCGCTCCTCGATGATCCAGTCGCTGCGTGATCTCGAAGACGTGGCCTGA
- a CDS encoding maleate cis-trans isomerase family protein has product MAEATGAPRHLSAYSWRARLGVIVPPTNTVNEAEWARLMPEGTSFHTMRMSLHADTSSREGQRALHDDLDKAMAELVKADVDVIAYACTAGSMTHPPQSLPERMQAASGRTGLTTAAAIVTALDALAAKRLAVATPYHEKLDAHERHFLEGCGFEVLAIAGLGIGAGGPHEYVRIAQTPLDAVVAHARGVIQAARESGRPDALLISCTDFPTLPMIRKLEAEFGIPVISSNTATLWHALRLAGIRDDISAAGRLFERMGAAG; this is encoded by the coding sequence ATGGCTGAAGCGACCGGCGCCCCGCGCCATCTCTCCGCCTATTCCTGGCGCGCGCGCCTCGGCGTGATCGTACCGCCGACCAATACGGTCAACGAGGCGGAATGGGCGCGGCTGATGCCGGAGGGCACGAGCTTCCACACCATGCGCATGTCGCTGCATGCGGATACGAGCTCGCGTGAGGGACAGCGCGCGCTGCATGATGATCTCGACAAGGCCATGGCCGAGCTCGTCAAGGCGGATGTCGATGTCATCGCCTATGCCTGCACCGCCGGTTCGATGACGCATCCGCCGCAGAGCCTGCCCGAACGGATGCAGGCCGCGAGCGGGCGCACCGGCCTCACCACCGCTGCGGCGATCGTCACCGCGCTCGATGCCCTCGCAGCAAAGAGGCTCGCCGTCGCAACGCCTTATCATGAAAAGCTCGACGCGCATGAGCGCCATTTCCTGGAAGGCTGCGGGTTCGAGGTGCTGGCGATTGCGGGGCTCGGCATCGGCGCCGGCGGGCCCCATGAATATGTCCGCATCGCGCAGACGCCGCTCGACGCGGTCGTCGCGCATGCGCGGGGCGTGATCCAGGCAGCGCGGGAATCCGGGCGCCCCGATGCGTTGCTGATCTCCTGCACCGATTTTCCGACCCTGCCAATGATCCGCAAGCTCGAAGCCGAATTCGGCATCCCGGTGATCTCCTCCAACACCGCCACGCTCTGGCATGCCCTGCGGCTCGCCGGTATCCGCGACGACATATCCGCAGCGGGGCGCCTGTTCGAACGCATGGGGGCCGCCGGCTGA
- a CDS encoding aldehyde dehydrogenase, translating to MAGAEAATRLRDALVDAPRAVSGYGAGAFVAHRGEPLPVDDPATGKVIAILHESDAAEVDAAVRAARHAFDHGPWPKSSITTRQQVLMAIHDAIMAHADELAALESINTGVPLAQTRGMHIPRAAYNFKFFAEYINHSAGELYQQEEGFLTLVSREPMGVCALIGPWNVPLGLTSMKLAAALAFGNTCVVKPSEMTPLTVARLFDLMRDCGLPEGVVNLVNGRGHVTGAALSGHPEIDMVSFTGGTETGRAIMGALAKGIKGAAMELGGKSANIVFDDADFDRALDGALLGVFANNGQMCLAGSRIFVQRPIAERFMEAFVARMRNLRIGDPLIPGTELGPMINAAQKQRMRDYVGIGESEGARLLAGGKAVPGMEAGHYVQPVAMLAQDNGARLCQEEIFGPFATFQIFETEEEVVRLANESRFGLAGYVWTEGLGRAHRVAQAMRTGTIWVNTPMVRDLRSAFGGYKESGVGREGGRGCEAMYTEIKTVMIPVAERPIHKLGGSDG from the coding sequence ATGGCAGGCGCCGAGGCAGCAACCCGGCTTCGCGATGCGCTCGTCGATGCGCCGCGCGCCGTATCCGGATATGGTGCCGGCGCTTTCGTCGCCCATCGGGGTGAGCCGCTGCCGGTTGACGATCCGGCCACGGGGAAGGTGATCGCGATCCTGCACGAATCCGACGCGGCGGAGGTCGATGCCGCCGTGCGCGCCGCGCGTCACGCCTTCGATCACGGGCCCTGGCCGAAGAGCAGCATCACCACGCGCCAGCAGGTGCTGATGGCGATCCATGATGCGATCATGGCCCATGCCGACGAGCTGGCGGCGCTGGAGAGCATCAATACCGGCGTCCCGCTCGCCCAGACGCGCGGCATGCACATCCCGCGCGCGGCCTATAATTTCAAATTCTTCGCCGAGTATATCAACCACAGCGCCGGCGAGCTGTATCAGCAGGAGGAGGGCTTCCTCACTCTGGTCTCGCGCGAGCCGATGGGCGTCTGCGCCCTGATCGGGCCGTGGAACGTGCCGCTGGGGCTGACCTCGATGAAGCTCGCCGCAGCGCTCGCTTTCGGCAATACCTGCGTGGTTAAGCCGAGCGAGATGACGCCACTGACGGTGGCGCGGTTATTCGATCTGATGCGCGATTGCGGCCTGCCGGAGGGCGTGGTCAACCTCGTCAACGGGCGCGGCCATGTGACTGGGGCGGCTCTGTCGGGGCATCCGGAAATAGACATGGTCTCTTTCACCGGCGGCACCGAGACCGGGCGTGCAATCATGGGGGCGCTGGCAAAGGGCATCAAGGGCGCCGCCATGGAGCTCGGCGGCAAGAGCGCGAATATCGTTTTCGACGATGCCGATTTCGACCGCGCCCTCGACGGCGCGCTGCTCGGGGTCTTTGCCAATAACGGCCAGATGTGCCTGGCCGGCAGCCGCATCTTCGTGCAGCGCCCGATCGCCGAGCGCTTCATGGAGGCGTTTGTCGCGCGCATGCGCAACCTGCGCATCGGCGATCCTCTGATCCCGGGAACCGAACTCGGCCCGATGATCAACGCCGCGCAAAAGCAGCGCATGCGCGATTATGTCGGCATCGGCGAGAGTGAGGGCGCGCGGCTGCTCGCCGGCGGCAAGGCGGTTCCAGGCATGGAGGCAGGACACTACGTGCAGCCGGTGGCGATGCTCGCGCAGGATAACGGCGCGCGGCTGTGCCAGGAGGAGATTTTTGGCCCCTTCGCCACCTTCCAGATCTTCGAGACCGAGGAGGAAGTGGTGCGGCTGGCCAATGAGAGCCGTTTCGGCCTTGCCGGCTATGTCTGGACCGAGGGGCTCGGGCGTGCGCACCGGGTCGCGCAGGCCATGCGCACGGGGACCATCTGGGTGAACACGCCGATGGTGCGTGATCTGCGCTCGGCCTTCGGCGGCTACAAGGAATCGGGCGTCGGTCGCGAGGGCGGACGCGGCTGCGAGGCGATGTATACCGAGATCAAGACGGTGATGATCCCGGTGGCAGAGCGCCCGATCCACAAACTGGGAGGCAGCGATGGCTGA
- a CDS encoding MauE/DoxX family redox-associated membrane protein: protein MDMPDHRCPFGLKSLDLLQRRGFEVEDHPLRTREETDGFMQREGVKTTPQTYIDGERIGGYEELRTHFGLAVKDEDEVTYMPVIALFAVAFAMALAIGWRMEGAVASLRTFEIFVATAMVLLGLQKLKDVESFSTMFLNYDLLARRWVPYGYVYPFAETLAGVLMLASALIWLAGPVALFIGTVGAVSVFKAVYIEKRELKCACVGGDSNVPLGFVSLTENLIMMGMGLWMPFRVYVLQA from the coding sequence ATGGACATGCCCGATCATCGCTGTCCGTTCGGCCTCAAGAGCCTGGACCTTTTGCAGCGCAGGGGCTTTGAGGTCGAGGATCATCCACTGCGTACCCGCGAGGAAACCGATGGCTTCATGCAGCGCGAGGGCGTGAAGACGACGCCGCAGACTTATATCGACGGCGAGCGCATCGGCGGATACGAAGAGCTTCGCACGCATTTTGGCCTCGCCGTGAAGGATGAGGACGAGGTCACCTACATGCCCGTCATCGCTCTGTTTGCCGTGGCTTTCGCCATGGCCCTCGCGATCGGCTGGCGCATGGAGGGGGCGGTTGCCAGCCTGCGCACCTTCGAGATCTTCGTGGCGACGGCGATGGTGCTGCTGGGTCTTCAGAAGCTCAAGGATGTCGAGAGTTTCTCGACCATGTTCCTGAATTACGATCTGCTCGCGCGCCGCTGGGTGCCCTATGGCTACGTCTATCCCTTTGCAGAAACGCTTGCCGGCGTGCTGATGCTGGCTTCCGCGCTGATCTGGCTCGCCGGGCCGGTGGCGTTGTTCATCGGGACGGTCGGCGCGGTATCGGTGTTCAAGGCGGTCTATATCGAAAAACGTGAGTTGAAATGCGCCTGTGTCGGCGGTGACAGCAACGTGCCGCTCGGCTTCGTCTCGCTCACCGAGAATCTGATCATGATGGGGATGGGACTTTGGATGCCGTTTCGCGTCTACGTCCTGCAGGCGTGA
- a CDS encoding RES family NAD+ phosphorylase, with amino-acid sequence MTPLPAPLGQGEIRLWRLDQHRHAGSWHSGEGAHRVGGRWNSRGVRVVYASIDPAVAILEVAVHKGFRVLDTAPHLLTCARITDPSIIHVVRPEDIPNPSWLVPTTHGPGQQGFGDQLVRDHLFTLIPSTVSRYSWNLIFDPGRAFHHLEDVRQERFALDPRLHAGR; translated from the coding sequence GTGACCCCTCTGCCGGCGCCGTTGGGGCAGGGCGAAATCCGGTTGTGGCGCCTTGATCAGCATCGTCATGCCGGGAGCTGGCATTCCGGCGAGGGGGCGCATCGTGTCGGCGGGCGATGGAATTCGCGGGGTGTGCGGGTCGTCTATGCCTCGATTGATCCCGCTGTGGCGATCCTCGAAGTTGCGGTCCATAAAGGTTTCCGCGTCCTCGACACCGCACCCCACCTGCTGACTTGCGCAAGGATCACCGATCCGTCGATCATTCACGTGGTCCGACCGGAGGACATACCCAATCCCAGCTGGCTGGTGCCAACCACCCACGGGCCGGGCCAGCAGGGTTTCGGCGACCAGCTCGTCAGGGATCATCTTTTCACACTGATCCCCTCGACGGTTTCACGCTACAGCTGGAACCTGATTTTCGATCCGGGCCGCGCCTTTCATCATCTCGAGGATGTCCGGCAGGAGCGCTTCGCGCTCGACCCGCGCCTGCATGCGGGTCGCTGA